One Acinetobacter colistiniresistens DNA segment encodes these proteins:
- the clpS gene encoding ATP-dependent Clp protease adapter ClpS has translation MRRYKRQMNLSEVKNSFHQSGYVDWHLNPRLSDSQEDHDGEVVVQTAPPELKRPPLYAVVLMNDDYTPMDFVIEVLQSYFGLNFDQASQVMLTVHYEGKGTAGIYPRDIAETKANQVNNYARSQGHPLLCQIEPEQR, from the coding sequence ATGCGAAGATACAAACGCCAAATGAATTTAAGTGAAGTGAAAAACTCTTTTCATCAATCAGGTTATGTCGATTGGCACTTAAATCCACGTTTAAGTGATTCGCAAGAGGATCATGACGGTGAGGTAGTGGTACAAACTGCCCCGCCAGAGTTAAAACGCCCGCCCTTATATGCGGTTGTGTTAATGAATGATGATTACACACCAATGGATTTTGTCATTGAAGTTTTGCAAAGCTATTTTGGGCTGAACTTTGATCAGGCCAGTCAAGTGATGCTTACGGTTCATTACGAAGGTAAAGGAACAGCAGGTATTTACCCACGGGATATTGCTGAGACCAAAGCCAATCAAGTGAATAACTATGCCCGTTCGCAAGGCCATCCTTTGCTATGTCAGATCGAACCTGAGCAGCGTTAA
- a CDS encoding YnfA family protein, with translation MFELSFSITQVLKVFGLFFVTAIAEILGCYFPYLILNQGKSNWLWIPTALSLAVFVWLLTLHPAASGRIYAAYGGIYIFTALLWLRYVDQIMLTRWDVLGGFVVLCGAGLIILQPQGLVR, from the coding sequence ATGTTTGAACTATCTTTCTCGATAACCCAAGTACTTAAAGTATTTGGGTTATTTTTCGTCACAGCAATTGCTGAAATTCTTGGTTGTTATTTCCCTTATTTAATTTTGAATCAAGGCAAGTCAAATTGGTTATGGATTCCCACAGCACTAAGCTTGGCGGTCTTTGTGTGGTTGCTGACTTTGCACCCTGCGGCATCAGGTCGTATTTATGCGGCTTATGGGGGAATTTATATATTTACTGCATTATTGTGGCTACGTTATGTTGATCAAATCATGCTAACACGTTGGGATGTTTTAGGTGGTTTCGTTGTTTTGTGTGGCGCAGGTCTAATCATTTTGCAACCGCAAGGTTTAGTGCGTTAG
- the phoA gene encoding alkaline phosphatase: MKFKLLLLPAVISLLVACGNDHDSSSKQPQPTPQPPPTTELPTPSPNTQLGELLEAGASGDIRQFGGATRLKKERTQAVKDSLSDKTVKNIILFIGDGTSDSEITAARNYAEGAAGYFKGLDVLPFTGSYTTYALDKNGNIDYVTDSAASATAWASGIKTYNNALGLDIYKKHHATILELAKKAGFATGNVTTTELQDATPAALVAHISSRKCYGPNETSANCTDSALENGGLGSITEQLLSARADVTLGGGRKSFYQVAKAGPFQGKTLLERAKLENYRIVEDLNSLKAVNFADQNQPLLGLFADGNLPVIWSGPNTQLNGHKKEAESCRDNTAFTTSTPRLAQMTEKALELLKPNPKGFFLQVESGSIDKRNHAADPCGQIGETVQLDEAIQVALKFAKAYGDTLIIVTGDHAHTSQIIPIKGESPGQTAALKTKDGVTMAINYGTAPEGSSQHHTGSQVRIAAYGPRAANVSGLLDQTDLFFIMKDALGIQ, encoded by the coding sequence GTGAAATTTAAACTATTACTTTTACCTGCTGTTATTTCTCTCTTGGTCGCTTGCGGCAATGATCACGACTCTTCTTCTAAGCAACCTCAACCAACACCACAACCGCCTCCAACCACAGAGCTGCCAACACCATCACCCAATACACAACTTGGTGAATTACTTGAAGCTGGCGCCAGTGGGGATATCCGTCAATTTGGTGGTGCAACCCGTTTAAAGAAAGAGCGAACACAAGCGGTGAAAGATTCTTTAAGCGACAAAACTGTAAAAAATATCATTTTATTTATTGGAGATGGGACGAGCGATTCAGAAATCACTGCTGCACGTAATTATGCGGAAGGTGCGGCTGGTTATTTTAAAGGCTTAGATGTATTACCATTCACAGGGAGTTATACAACCTATGCACTCGATAAAAATGGCAATATTGATTATGTAACAGATTCAGCCGCTTCTGCAACAGCATGGGCTTCAGGGATTAAAACCTATAATAATGCGCTCGGTTTAGATATCTACAAAAAGCATCATGCTACAATTTTAGAACTGGCCAAAAAAGCAGGATTTGCAACAGGTAATGTCACGACAACTGAATTGCAGGATGCCACACCCGCTGCTTTAGTTGCTCACATCAGTTCACGTAAATGCTATGGTCCAAATGAAACCTCAGCAAATTGTACCGATAGTGCGCTTGAAAATGGCGGTCTCGGTTCAATTACCGAACAACTTTTATCAGCCCGTGCAGATGTAACTTTAGGCGGTGGTAGAAAAAGTTTTTATCAAGTTGCCAAAGCAGGCCCTTTCCAAGGCAAAACATTACTTGAACGTGCCAAATTAGAAAACTATCGGATTGTTGAAGATCTTAACTCACTTAAAGCAGTCAATTTTGCTGATCAAAACCAACCTCTTCTAGGTTTATTTGCTGACGGTAATCTCCCTGTCATTTGGAGTGGCCCGAACACACAACTGAATGGTCATAAAAAAGAAGCGGAAAGCTGTAGAGACAATACTGCATTTACCACTTCAACTCCTCGTTTAGCACAAATGACCGAGAAAGCGCTTGAGCTCCTAAAACCCAATCCCAAAGGCTTCTTCTTACAAGTTGAAAGTGGTTCAATTGATAAACGGAACCATGCAGCAGATCCGTGTGGCCAAATTGGTGAAACTGTACAGCTGGATGAGGCTATTCAAGTTGCACTTAAATTCGCCAAAGCGTATGGTGACACCTTGATTATTGTTACTGGTGATCATGCACATACCAGCCAGATCATTCCAATTAAAGGTGAGAGCCCAGGTCAAACAGCAGCATTAAAAACCAAAGATGGTGTTACAATGGCAATCAATTATGGCACAGCACCAGAAGGTTCAAGTCAACATCATACTGGATCCCAAGTGCGTATTGCTGCTTATGGACCTCGTGCTGCTAATGTATCAGGATTACTTGATCAAACAGATTTGTTCTTCATCATGAAAGATGCTTTAGGTATTCAATAA
- a CDS encoding TonB-dependent siderophore receptor yields MWAADTTNTLPTITVKAEDNHESYTVQSSRSSTKLDLNLKDTPQSLTVLTQQQIEDQNLTDISRVLEETPGVSKSQHGQEGAGFSDYYARGFKLNNFMRDGIPTSAASFGGAYNIGLEDTAIYDRIEILKGATGLLGGSGNPSASINYIRKRATENTQGSIKVQAGSWDRYRSQFDVSGGLNTDKTLKGRLVAAHSSGGNQQDRYHKDFTLLYGTVDYDLSDQTTLTTALSMQQNKIYNAAQHGFPFVSGDGLKQTTFGPRDNPATHDSNLKVDNLYVVLGLEHQFSPDWKGAINYSYAKTDSDQIKNIAGYTLNYQDENGVVNGTDGDGNPIILKPGEMSIHGSKFINTPEVHAIDSFVSGRFQALGREHELSFGINGYKVNANDPAYKVWQFSSRPIQDYHGDVGDYINLTPIGRTITDEYQIGGFASAKLQLADPVKLILGSRLSSWERKSTGAEQKQSHIYTPYVGLILDINDQISAYTSYTSIFNPSTRKNVTGQFLDPEEGNSVEIGLKAEFFNQRLNTNLAYFETKQDNFAVRDGEKFTTDGEFAYIAVNGAKVKGIELSVAGELSPYWHISGGYTYTDAKDRDGKTLTTATGSSLPRQTLKLFTTYQWDKLTLGAGVNWQSEIFDTRARGVATQFNRQDDYALLNLMGKYQINPDLSIAVNVDNVGNTVYKRTAINTWGELRNFMEPVNYFV; encoded by the coding sequence GTGTGGGCAGCCGACACAACCAATACATTGCCTACAATAACGGTTAAAGCTGAAGACAATCATGAGAGCTATACTGTTCAATCAAGTCGAAGCTCAACTAAACTCGATTTAAATTTAAAAGATACTCCACAGAGCTTAACAGTGCTGACGCAGCAGCAGATAGAGGATCAAAATCTAACAGATATAAGCAGAGTTTTAGAGGAAACACCTGGGGTAAGTAAAAGTCAGCATGGACAAGAAGGTGCTGGCTTTTCAGATTATTACGCTCGTGGTTTTAAGCTCAATAATTTTATGCGCGATGGTATTCCAACCAGTGCGGCATCTTTTGGTGGAGCTTATAACATTGGTTTGGAGGACACGGCCATTTATGACCGTATCGAAATTTTAAAAGGTGCTACAGGTCTGTTGGGTGGTTCAGGTAATCCAAGTGCCAGTATTAATTATATCCGTAAACGCGCGACTGAAAATACACAAGGCTCGATTAAAGTTCAGGCGGGAAGTTGGGATCGATACCGTAGTCAATTTGATGTATCGGGTGGATTAAATACAGATAAAACTTTGAAAGGACGATTGGTTGCGGCACATTCGTCAGGAGGTAATCAGCAAGACCGTTATCATAAAGATTTTACTTTACTGTATGGCACGGTAGATTATGATCTCAGCGATCAGACGACACTAACAACCGCGCTGAGTATGCAACAAAATAAAATTTACAATGCCGCACAACATGGTTTTCCATTTGTGAGTGGGGATGGTTTGAAACAAACCACATTTGGACCAAGGGATAATCCAGCCACTCACGATTCAAATCTTAAAGTAGATAATTTATATGTTGTACTGGGCTTAGAACATCAATTTAGTCCAGATTGGAAAGGGGCGATTAACTATAGTTATGCCAAGACAGACAGCGATCAAATTAAAAACATAGCAGGCTATACTCTAAATTATCAAGATGAAAATGGTGTCGTCAACGGTACTGACGGGGATGGTAACCCTATTATCTTAAAGCCGGGAGAAATGAGTATTCATGGGAGTAAGTTTATAAATACACCGGAAGTTCATGCAATTGATAGTTTTGTTTCGGGGCGGTTTCAAGCACTTGGTCGTGAGCATGAATTAAGTTTTGGGATTAATGGATACAAAGTAAATGCCAATGATCCTGCTTATAAAGTTTGGCAATTTTCATCTAGACCGATCCAAGACTACCATGGTGATGTGGGAGACTATATCAATTTGACTCCTATAGGGCGGACGATAACCGATGAATATCAGATTGGTGGGTTTGCCTCGGCCAAACTACAGTTAGCAGATCCAGTAAAACTGATTTTAGGCTCACGTTTGAGTAGTTGGGAGCGCAAAAGTACAGGGGCTGAACAAAAACAAAGTCATATTTATACGCCTTATGTAGGTTTGATTTTAGATATAAATGATCAGATCTCTGCATATACAAGCTATACCTCTATTTTTAATCCATCTACTCGAAAAAATGTTACAGGCCAATTCTTAGACCCAGAAGAGGGAAATAGTGTAGAAATAGGCTTAAAAGCAGAATTCTTTAATCAACGCTTAAATACCAACCTTGCTTACTTCGAAACCAAGCAAGATAACTTTGCTGTTAGAGATGGTGAGAAGTTTACTACTGATGGTGAATTTGCTTATATTGCAGTGAATGGCGCTAAGGTAAAGGGCATAGAGTTATCGGTTGCTGGTGAATTGAGCCCTTATTGGCATATTTCTGGTGGATATACTTACACAGATGCAAAAGATCGGGATGGAAAAACCTTAACAACAGCTACAGGAAGTTCACTTCCACGACAGACGCTGAAATTGTTCACAACCTATCAATGGGATAAATTGACATTAGGGGCTGGGGTGAATTGGCAAAGTGAAATTTTTGATACACGTGCACGCGGCGTAGCAACTCAGTTTAATCGACAAGATGACTATGCTTTATTGAATCTAATGGGGAAATATCAGATCAATCCAGATCTCAGTATTGCGGTCAATGTTGATAATGTCGGAAATACAGTCTATAAAAGAACGGCAATCAATACTTGGGGGGAGCTACGTAATTTTATGGAGCCTGTAAATTATTTTGTGTAA
- a CDS encoding ATP-dependent Clp protease adaptor ClpS gives MNNWISPILFVIEFLQQYLVLNLDQDTQLMLTVDYEAKRLVDVYSITL, from the coding sequence TTGAACAATTGGATTAGTCCTATTCTCTTTGTAATTGAATTTTTACAACAATACTTGGTTTTGAATCTTGACCAAGATACTCAACTAATGCTAACAGTAGATTATGAAGCAAAGAGGCTTGTAGACGTATATTCAATTACGCTTTGA
- a CDS encoding ATP-binding cassette domain-containing protein, with protein sequence MTQQACIISNLSLELAQQKLFDRLSFQLPLHQFTGLVGRNGQGKSVLMSLLHEQTKFKLPYSGQISWQCPHQYLTQLQRVQADTIAQALHIEDLNGCFERIQQGTATFTDYDQVEGLWHLPTEWQQLLQSAGLPINLDTPIQHLSEGQKTKLALCRLFLLKDHYLLLDEPSNHLDNQGREWLIQQMSQHRMGGLIISHDRQLLAHVQGILALNQLGLHYYGGNYTLYQQQHQLQVEALSQAVQQEKRELKQLKEQQHQSQMKAQKRQKAGEKLRASGSQAPILLDAKKEQSEQSLSHLRKQQSKQLADAKDELQQKQTQLEHLKSQFFEFTQKTVKSGEILRCQQLQLAYAKTQPIDLALSTGEKLHLSGANGTGKSTLLKTLQGLIPPLAGEIYCKVSSVYLDQNLSLLNESLSAVEYLCGINPDLTEQQARTLLGNLQIRRDKALSSIRNLSGGERLKVALLALKQQAVELLLLDEPENHLDIESRELLAQAIHSFHGAVILVSHDENFVGECGITASYLLG encoded by the coding sequence ATGACTCAACAGGCATGTATTATTTCCAACCTATCCCTTGAATTAGCCCAGCAAAAACTGTTTGATCGGCTTAGCTTTCAACTTCCATTACATCAGTTCACAGGACTGGTCGGACGCAATGGTCAAGGCAAATCAGTATTGATGTCTCTTCTGCATGAACAGACAAAATTCAAGCTACCCTATTCAGGCCAAATTTCTTGGCAATGCCCACATCAATATTTAACTCAGCTTCAGCGCGTACAAGCAGATACTATCGCTCAAGCTTTACATATTGAAGATTTAAACGGATGCTTTGAGCGAATCCAGCAAGGTACGGCAACTTTTACAGATTATGATCAGGTTGAAGGGCTTTGGCATTTACCCACAGAATGGCAGCAGCTTTTGCAAAGTGCAGGCTTACCTATAAATCTTGATACACCCATTCAGCATTTAAGCGAGGGTCAAAAAACCAAACTCGCGCTATGCCGTTTATTTTTACTCAAAGATCATTATCTGCTGCTCGATGAACCAAGCAATCACTTAGATAACCAAGGACGTGAATGGCTGATCCAACAAATGTCTCAACACCGAATGGGTGGACTGATCATTAGTCATGACCGACAATTATTGGCACATGTACAAGGCATTCTTGCTTTAAATCAGTTAGGTTTACACTATTACGGTGGTAATTATACGCTTTATCAACAGCAGCATCAGTTACAGGTCGAAGCCTTATCCCAAGCTGTTCAGCAAGAAAAACGCGAGTTAAAACAACTAAAAGAGCAACAGCATCAAAGCCAGATGAAAGCGCAGAAACGTCAAAAAGCTGGTGAAAAGTTAAGAGCCTCTGGATCTCAAGCCCCCATCTTACTAGATGCCAAGAAAGAACAATCCGAGCAATCTCTTTCTCACCTCAGAAAACAACAGAGCAAACAGCTTGCAGATGCCAAAGATGAGTTACAGCAAAAGCAAACGCAACTGGAACATCTTAAATCACAATTTTTTGAGTTTACCCAAAAGACGGTTAAATCAGGTGAGATTTTACGCTGCCAGCAATTACAACTTGCTTACGCAAAAACACAACCAATTGATCTAGCGCTATCGACTGGTGAAAAATTGCATTTAAGTGGCGCAAATGGTACCGGTAAGTCCACTTTACTCAAAACCCTTCAAGGCTTAATCCCGCCACTTGCAGGAGAGATTTATTGCAAAGTAAGCTCTGTTTATCTGGATCAGAATCTTTCATTACTCAATGAAAGTCTATCTGCCGTTGAATATTTATGTGGTATTAACCCCGATCTGACTGAGCAACAAGCACGCACCCTCTTGGGCAACTTACAAATTCGTAGAGATAAAGCCCTTAGCTCTATAAGAAATTTAAGTGGTGGTGAACGCTTAAAAGTCGCTTTGCTTGCGTTGAAACAACAAGCTGTTGAACTATTACTTTTAGATGAACCAGAAAACCATCTTGATATTGAATCTCGCGAGTTACTCGCTCAAGCTATTCACTCATTTCATGGTGCAGTGATATTGGTATCCCATGATGAAAATTTTGTTGGAGAGTGTGGGATTACAGCATCGTATCTGTTGGGATAA
- the argC gene encoding N-acetyl-gamma-glutamyl-phosphate reductase: MISVGIVGGTGYTGVELLRLLLRHSQVQVRILTSRTEAGKRVADMFPSLRGHTTLEFSDLDLDQLAQCDVVFFATPHGVAMQHAEKLVAAGTKVIDLAADFRLQNLAQFEKWYGMQHSCPAMLKDSVYGLTELNREKIKQAQVIGNPGCYPTTVQLGLAPLLKTSSPLINTQSIIVDAKSGVSGAGRKASLGMIYSENADNFKAYGVAGHRHHPEIVEALENISGQKGQFDQLIFVPHLVPMIRGMLSTIYVDLTEQGQQIDLQTHYEDFYKNERFVDVMPANSSPETRSVRGANELRIALYRPQPNKLIILVAQDNLVKGAAGQAVQNMNLMFGFDEAAGLEGIGLLP; encoded by the coding sequence GTGATTTCTGTTGGTATTGTTGGTGGAACTGGATACACTGGGGTTGAGCTATTACGTCTTTTGTTAAGACATTCACAAGTTCAGGTTCGTATTCTCACTTCTCGTACAGAAGCAGGAAAGCGCGTTGCAGATATGTTTCCGAGTTTGCGCGGACATACAACACTTGAGTTTTCAGATCTGGATTTAGATCAATTAGCGCAATGTGATGTTGTATTTTTTGCTACTCCACATGGTGTTGCAATGCAACATGCAGAAAAACTGGTCGCTGCTGGTACTAAAGTGATTGATCTTGCAGCTGATTTCCGTTTACAAAACTTGGCCCAGTTTGAAAAATGGTATGGTATGCAACATAGTTGTCCAGCTATGTTAAAAGATTCTGTATATGGTTTAACTGAATTAAATCGCGAAAAAATCAAACAAGCACAAGTTATTGGTAATCCAGGATGCTATCCAACCACAGTGCAACTGGGTCTGGCACCATTACTTAAAACATCAAGTCCGCTTATTAATACACAAAGTATTATTGTGGATGCAAAATCAGGCGTATCTGGTGCAGGTCGTAAAGCAAGCCTTGGTATGATTTACAGTGAGAATGCTGATAATTTTAAAGCGTATGGTGTTGCTGGGCATCGCCATCATCCAGAAATTGTTGAAGCGCTGGAAAATATTTCTGGGCAAAAAGGACAGTTTGATCAGCTTATTTTTGTTCCGCATTTAGTGCCTATGATTCGCGGTATGCTGAGTACAATTTATGTGGACTTAACTGAGCAAGGTCAGCAAATTGATTTACAAACTCATTATGAAGATTTTTATAAAAATGAAAGATTTGTAGATGTTATGCCTGCGAATAGTTCACCAGAAACACGTAGTGTTCGTGGTGCCAATGAACTCAGAATCGCTCTCTATCGCCCACAACCAAATAAACTGATCATTCTGGTTGCGCAAGATAACTTGGTGAAAGGTGCAGCAGGTCAGGCGGTTCAAAATATGAACTTAATGTTTGGTTTTGATGAAGCAGCAGGCTTGGAAGGTATTGGTTTATTACCATAA
- a CDS encoding DUF6776 family protein → MENVEPTTSPDSSVEKNKFLKTNLPLIIGATILIGSSFMLGYTVGHRQGLTVVGYDADAEQLVDVVQKQKTALDSVSKSLNAAVQERDMAVSNADDLFKAVNQANADKTQFEGMNTIYRDILRQRGGVSLTIQNMAIKSLPENAFEYQIDLVQVSPNKRRASGSVELRLIKDTEVLVVPLEDRNFNFEDFERLTGRWTMPKGFTPQFIEVRLTGSGTPVIKRFSWQRGKPVDVSSAFVSEIPQAEANAQ, encoded by the coding sequence ATGGAAAACGTTGAACCGACTACTTCACCAGACAGTTCCGTTGAAAAAAATAAATTCTTAAAAACGAATTTACCTTTGATTATTGGCGCTACGATTTTGATCGGTAGCAGTTTTATGCTTGGTTATACTGTTGGTCACCGTCAAGGTTTAACTGTAGTGGGATATGATGCAGATGCTGAGCAGTTGGTTGATGTTGTTCAGAAGCAAAAAACCGCTTTAGATTCAGTTAGCAAAAGTTTGAATGCGGCTGTTCAAGAGCGAGATATGGCTGTGAGTAATGCAGATGACTTGTTCAAGGCTGTGAACCAAGCCAATGCAGATAAAACCCAGTTTGAAGGAATGAATACGATTTATCGTGATATCTTGAGGCAGCGTGGTGGTGTCAGTTTAACCATACAAAATATGGCGATTAAATCATTACCTGAAAATGCATTTGAATATCAGATTGATCTTGTTCAAGTTAGCCCAAATAAACGCCGTGCATCTGGTTCGGTTGAATTACGTCTGATTAAAGATACTGAAGTTTTAGTCGTACCTTTAGAAGACAGAAACTTTAACTTTGAAGATTTTGAGCGTTTGACTGGGCGTTGGACAATGCCTAAAGGTTTTACACCTCAATTCATTGAAGTACGTTTGACAGGATCGGGTACACCTGTAATCAAACGTTTTAGCTGGCAGCGTGGTAAGCCTGTGGATGTAAGTTCAGCTTTTGTATCAGAAATCCCGCAAGCAGAAGCGAATGCTCAATAA
- the clpA gene encoding ATP-dependent Clp protease ATP-binding subunit ClpA, with the protein MLSRQLEVSLRLAVSMARQKRHEFLTVEHLLLALLDNDSAVNALKACGADIVTLRKELEEYVEQHTPKLGDNSEQAPHPTESFDRILQRAIFHVQSSGGDRTVEGADVLVAMYSERDSFAVYLLKRHQINRLTLTQYLSHGTRKDEIQVEEEVEDIEGESAASANAGPLEQYTLNLNVEAQKGKTDPLIGREKEIERAAQILCRRRKNNPLLVGDPGVGKTSIAEGLAWLIVNGKAPKPLANAEVYSLDIGALVAGTKYRGDFEKRLKQLLNALKKNPNAILFIDEIHMIIGAGSSMGSTMDASNLIKPALANGTLRCIGSTTFQEYRQVFEKDHALSRRFQKIDVNEPSINETIEILRGLKNKFEDFHHVEYDDKALVAAVELSAKFINDRFLPDKAIDVIDEAGAQRRLKAEIDGTTISVENIEDIVSKIARIPPKTVSKDDKSVLENLERDLKRVVFGQDEAITALASAIKLSRAGLKAPDKPVGSFVFAGPTGVGKTEVTKQLAKLLGVELVRFDMSEYMERHAVSRLIGAPPGYVGYDQGGLLTDAIHKNPHCVLLLDEIEKAHPDVFNLLLQVMDHGALTDNNGRKSDFRNVIIVLTTNIGAESIVRASIGFTEQDHSADNQDAMKRAFSPEFRNRLDGVIQFKALPTTIIDSVVDKFLTELQAQLDEKQVVLDVDQSARDWLSANGYDRLMGARPMQRLIQEHLKKPLAEMILFGELAEHGGNVAVSVKTENGKEVGLKLEVFEDHINPSAEPA; encoded by the coding sequence ATGCTCAGTCGTCAATTAGAAGTATCGTTACGTTTGGCTGTTAGCATGGCTCGTCAAAAGAGACATGAGTTTCTGACAGTTGAACATTTGTTGCTTGCCTTGCTAGATAATGATTCTGCTGTGAATGCATTAAAAGCATGTGGCGCGGATATCGTTACTTTACGTAAAGAATTAGAGGAATATGTAGAGCAACATACCCCAAAACTTGGTGATAATAGCGAACAAGCCCCTCATCCAACAGAGAGTTTTGATCGAATTTTACAGCGTGCCATCTTCCATGTTCAATCAAGTGGCGGTGACCGTACGGTTGAAGGTGCTGACGTTTTAGTTGCGATGTATTCAGAACGAGATTCATTTGCGGTTTATTTGCTTAAACGCCATCAAATTAACCGTTTAACTTTGACTCAATACTTGTCTCATGGCACTCGAAAAGACGAAATTCAAGTAGAAGAAGAAGTCGAAGATATTGAAGGCGAAAGTGCAGCTTCAGCAAATGCTGGACCACTTGAACAATACACGCTGAACTTAAATGTCGAAGCGCAAAAGGGCAAAACGGATCCGTTAATTGGTCGTGAGAAAGAAATTGAGCGTGCAGCACAAATCTTATGCCGTCGTCGTAAAAACAATCCACTTTTAGTGGGTGACCCTGGTGTAGGCAAAACTTCGATTGCTGAAGGTTTGGCATGGCTGATTGTGAATGGTAAAGCACCAAAACCATTGGCGAATGCAGAAGTTTATAGTTTAGACATTGGTGCCTTGGTTGCAGGGACTAAATATCGTGGTGACTTTGAAAAGCGTTTAAAACAGCTTTTGAATGCGTTGAAAAAAAATCCAAATGCGATTTTATTTATCGATGAAATTCATATGATCATTGGTGCTGGTTCGAGTATGGGTAGCACAATGGACGCATCGAATTTAATTAAACCTGCTTTGGCGAATGGGACCTTGCGTTGCATCGGTTCAACAACTTTCCAGGAATATCGTCAGGTATTCGAAAAAGACCATGCCTTGTCTCGCCGTTTCCAAAAGATTGATGTGAATGAACCAAGCATTAATGAAACGATTGAAATTTTGCGTGGTTTGAAAAACAAGTTCGAAGATTTCCATCATGTCGAATATGATGACAAAGCATTGGTTGCTGCAGTTGAGTTATCAGCTAAATTTATCAATGATCGCTTCTTGCCAGACAAAGCAATTGATGTCATTGATGAGGCTGGGGCTCAACGCCGTTTAAAAGCTGAGATTGATGGCACAACGATTTCAGTTGAAAATATTGAAGATATTGTTTCCAAGATTGCCCGTATTCCACCGAAAACAGTATCTAAAGATGACAAGTCGGTACTTGAAAATCTGGAACGTGATCTGAAACGTGTGGTGTTTGGTCAGGATGAGGCGATTACAGCGCTTGCTTCAGCGATCAAATTATCACGGGCAGGTTTAAAAGCACCAGATAAACCAGTCGGCAGCTTTGTGTTTGCTGGCCCAACAGGTGTGGGTAAAACCGAAGTGACCAAACAGCTTGCCAAGTTGTTAGGTGTAGAGCTGGTTCGTTTTGATATGTCTGAGTATATGGAACGTCATGCAGTTTCTCGTTTGATCGGTGCGCCTCCGGGTTATGTTGGTTATGATCAAGGTGGTTTACTGACCGACGCGATTCATAAAAATCCGCATTGTGTCTTGTTATTAGATGAAATCGAGAAGGCGCACCCAGATGTATTTAACTTGTTATTACAAGTCATGGATCATGGTGCTTTGACTGATAATAATGGTCGCAAATCTGACTTCAGAAATGTGATTATTGTGCTCACCACCAATATTGGCGCAGAGAGTATTGTCCGTGCAAGTATTGGTTTCACTGAGCAAGATCATAGTGCAGATAACCAAGATGCAATGAAACGTGCATTCTCGCCTGAATTCCGTAACCGTTTGGATGGCGTGATTCAATTTAAAGCACTTCCGACCACGATCATCGATTCAGTGGTAGACAAATTCTTGACTGAGTTACAAGCACAGCTTGATGAAAAACAGGTGGTACTTGATGTTGATCAAAGTGCACGTGACTGGTTATCAGCCAATGGCTACGACCGTCTCATGGGGGCTCGTCCAATGCAACGTCTGATTCAGGAACATTTGAAAAAGCCGCTTGCTGAGATGATTTTGTTTGGTGAACTTGCTGAGCATGGTGGTAATGTGGCAGTTTCTGTAAAAACAGAAAATGGCAAAGAAGTCGGCTTAAAATTGGAAGTCTTTGAAGATCATATTAACCCGAGTGCTGAACCTGCTTAA